A single window of Gemmatimonadota bacterium DNA harbors:
- a CDS encoding Uma2 family endonuclease, translating to MATSPAAFTADDMLDLPLPDGVSGYEFVDGRPVPVMPASPIHGRLIVEVARLLANYVIEHRLPGTVYSDAGFVLGLRHDRERMRGPDVAYVERSKVEAHADPERLFRCVPDLAIEIDLTSAKKPGGQQRVVDYLEAGVRLVWAIDPHTRTAMVYRPDGTARMLRTHEALEGEDIVPAFRLPLADLFA from the coding sequence ATGGCCACCAGCCCCGCCGCGTTCACCGCGGACGACATGCTCGACCTGCCGCTGCCGGACGGCGTCAGCGGTTACGAGTTCGTCGACGGCCGGCCGGTGCCGGTGATGCCGGCTTCACCGATCCACGGCCGGTTAATCGTCGAGGTAGCTCGCCTGCTCGCGAACTACGTCATCGAGCACCGGCTGCCCGGGACCGTCTACAGCGACGCCGGCTTTGTCCTGGGGCTGCGCCATGACCGCGAGCGCATGCGCGGACCTGACGTCGCGTACGTCGAGCGCAGCAAGGTTGAGGCGCACGCCGATCCCGAGCGCCTCTTCCGCTGCGTTCCCGACCTCGCGATCGAGATCGACCTGACGAGCGCGAAGAAGCCGGGCGGGCAGCAGCGCGTTGTCGACTACCTCGAGGCGGGCGTGCGCCTGGTCTGGGCCATCGACCCACACACGCGCACGGCCATGGTGTACCGCCCTGACGGGACCGCGCGCATGCTGCGCACGCACGAGGCGTTAGAGGGCGAGGACATCGTCCCCGCATTCCGGCTGCCCCTGGCGGATCTCTTCGCCTGA